The segment TCACGACTTTAATATTACAGTAACACAGGAGGAAAATCAAGGTAAAGTCAATACAGTGTATTCTTCACAAGAAAACATCAGATCGAAAGTAGCAAATCCAGCCGAGCCAGTCAACGGCAAGTAAATGGGCTTCGCCCACCGTTGACAGCCCCGCCTGTCTTTGCAAATGTGTAGCCAAGAGGACGATAGCCCAAAGTGCTACCGCCCTCTTTTATTTTACAACTGAATAACCGCTGCCCCATAGCGGCACATGAAGCAGTAAGTCTGAAAAAGATTTGCTGCTTTTTTTGCGCCCATTTTTGGCAAATCGAGAAAGTATCGGTACTGATAAGTGAGCAGGGGGAAATTCCCGTTTTCTATCAAGCAGCGGGCAAAACACAGCTTCTGAAACGCCTTATTGTTGGGAAAGACCAAGCCGCCGGAAAAGTCTTTGCCAGAAAGAGAGGGAGAACGCCAGCCCGCAGCCTTTTATGAAAAAACTGGTTGCGATTTCCCGAAAAAGTGGCAGTAGGAAGTGAGCGGCAGTCCGGCAGTTTCTTAGAGCAAGATTCTACCGCAGTACCAAAATTCGCTTATCGCTCATTTTGCCCCTGCGGGAATCTTGTTGGGGAGTGCCTTCCCCAAACCCTGCCATGCGGCTTACGCCGCTTATCCCGCCGCAGCCATGCGGCAGTCGAAAGGAGGTTTTACCATGCGAAAACGATACAACACACCGCACCGCAGCCGGGTAGTCAAAACACGCATGACCGAGGAAGAATACGCCGAGTTTGCAGAAAGGCTTTCTGCCTACAACATGAGCCAAGCCGAGTTTATCCGGCAAGCCATAACCGGGGCAGCCATACGCCCCATCATAACCGTTTCTCCCGTCAATGATGAGCTGCTTGCCGCTGTTGGGAAGCTGACCGCCGAATACGGCAGGATCGGCGGCAACTTAAACCAGATAGCCCGGACGCTGAACGAGTGGCACAGCCCCTACCCGCAGCTTGCCGGGGAGGTACGGGCGGCGGTTTCCGACCTTGCTGCCCTAAAGTTTGAAGTCTTGCAGAAAGTGGGTGACGCTGTTGGCAACATTCAAACATATCAGCTCTAAAAATGCGGACTATGGCGCAGCGGAAGCCTACCTCACATTTGAGCATGACGAGTTTACCATGAAGCCCACCCTTGATGAAAACGGGCGGCTGATACCGAGGGAGGATTACCGCATTTCTTCCCTTAACTGCGGGGGCGAGGATTTCGCTGTTGCCTGTATGCGGGCTAATCTCCGCTATGAGAAAAACCAAAAACGGGAAGATGTGAAAAGCCACCACTATATCATCAGCTTTGACCCACGGGACGGGACAGACAACGGCTTGACCACAGACCGGGCGCAGGAACTGGGGGAACAGTTCTGCAAGGCACATTTCCCCGGACACCAAGCCCTAATCTGCACCCACCCGGACGGGCATAACCACAGCGGGAATATCCATGTGCATATCGTCATCAACTCCCTGCGGATTTACGAAGTCCCGCTTCTGCCCTACATGGACAGACCAGCCGACACAAGGGAGGGCTGCAAGCACCGCTGTACCAATGCCGCTATGGAATATTTCAAGAGTGAAGTCATGGAGATGTGCCACCGGGAGGGGCTTTACCAAATCGACCTCTTGAACGGCAGCAAGGAACGGATAACCGAACGGGAATACTGGGCGGCAAAGAAAGGGCAGCTTGCCCTTGATAAAGAGAACGCCGCCAGAGAAGCCGCCGGACAGCCGACCAAGCCCACCAAGTTTGAAACGGACAAGGCGAAGCTGCGCCGGACGATACGGCAGGCACTTTCCCAAGCTGCCAGCTTTGACGAGTTTTCTTCCCTTTTGCTGCGGGAGGGTGTGACCGTCAAGGAGAGCCGGGGGCGGCTTTCCTACCTCACGCCGGACAGGACGAAGCCTATCACAGCCCGGAAGCTGGGGGACGATTTTGACAAGGCTGCTGTCCTTGCCCTGCTTACGCAGAACGCCAACAGAGCCGCCGAACAGACCAAAGCCATACCCGAATACCCTGCCGCAGCTAAAAAGCCGTCACAAGGGGAAAAAACCGCAAAAACCACCCCGGCAGACAACACCTTGCAGCGCATGGTTGACCGGGAAGCCAAACGAGCCGAGGGCAAAGGCGTGGGCTATGACCGTTGGGCGGCAAAGCACAACCTAAAGCAGATGGCGGCTACCGTTACCGCCTATCAGCAGTACGGCTTTTCTTCCCCGGAGGAACTGGACGAAGCCTGTTCTGCCGCCTATGCCGCCATGCAGGAAAGCCTTGCAGAGCTGAAGCAGGTGGAAAAGACGCTGAACGGGAAAAAGGAGCTGCAACGACAGGTGCTTGCCTATTCCAAGACCCGCCCTGTCCGGGACGGGCTGAAACAGCAGAAAAACGCCAAAGCAAAAGCAGCCTACCGTCAGAAGTACGAAAGCGACTTTATCATAGCAGACGCAGCCGCCCGCTATTTCAGGGAGAACGGCATTTCCAAGCTGCCGAGCTATAAAGCCCTGCAAGCAGAGATTGAAACCCTTATCCAAGAGAAAAACAGCGGCTACAACGATTACCGGGCAAAACGGGAGGAATACCGCCGCTTACAGACTGTCAAGGGCAATATCGACCAGATTTTACACCGGGAGCGCAAGCCTGTGAAAAGGCAGGAACAGGAACGATAAAAACCGCCCCAAAATGTACCCGAACCTATACAGAACAAGGGGGCTGCCCCGTACCCTATCCGCAAATACCAAAGGATTTTTTGACGGGCTTATAGGGCAGAAAAACCCCGAAAATGATACCGAGATGATACAGAATTACCGCCGATACCGTCACACCAGCGGAAACGGCAGAAAGGAGCGCACCCATGCCAAGAATGAGCAAGAAACGGCGGCTGGAATGGTCTTTTTTCCTGCGGCAAGTGAAAGTCGGGAATTCCACCTGCGACCGTATCACATACAATGACCTCTGCCGGGGCTGTACCCATAGCTGCAAGCAGAGCTTCCGGGCGATTATCATACTCTGCCCCCACTACTACTCCAAACGCCGGAAAAAGGAGGACAGGGACAATGGCAGATAACCGCAAATATTACTACCTCAAGCTGAAAGAGAACTTTTTTGACAGCGACTCCATTGTGCTGCTGGAAGATATGAAAGACGGGATTTTATACTCCAATATCCTCTTGAAGCTGTACTTAAAATCGCTGAAAAACGGCGGGAAATTGCAGCTTGACGAGCATATCCCCTACACAGCGCAGATGATAGCGACACTGACCCGCCACCAGATAGGAACGGTTGAGAGGGCTTTGGAGATTTTCCGGCAGTTGGGGCTTGTGGAGCAGCTTGACAGCGGGGCTTTCTATATGACCGACATTGAGTTGATGATAGGACAGTCCTCTACCGAAGCCGAGCGAAAACGGGCTGCAAGGCTGGAAAACAAGGCACTTTTACCGCCCCGGACAAAAGGCGGACATTTGTCCGACATTCGTCCACCAGAGAAAGAGATAGAGTTAGAGAAAGAGATAGAGATAGAAAAAGAGAGAGAGGGAGAAACGGGACACCCCGCCCCCGCCGCTTATGGCAGATACAACAATGTGATACTGACCGATACAGAGCTTTCCGGGCTGAAAACAGAGCTGCCCGACAAGTGGGAGTATTATATTGACCGGCTTTCCTGCCATATCGCTTCCACTGGGAAGCAGTACCACAGCCATGCAGCCACCATTTACAAGTGGGCGCAGGAAGACGCTGCCAAAGGCAAGGCTGCCCCGAAACAGGGCATACCCGATTATTCATGCAAGGAGGGCGAGAGCTTATGAAAAACGAGATTGAAGCTATGATTACGGACATTACAGCCACTACCGCCGAAGCGGAGGACTACACAGGCGAGGACGGGCTTTTATACTGCGGCAAGTGCCATACGCCCAAAGAAGCCTACTTTGCAGAGGGAAAGACCTGTTTCGAGCGTGACCGCCACCCAACAGACTGCGACTGCCAGCGAGCAGCCCGTGAAAAGCAGCAAGCCGCCGAAAGCCGACAGAAGCACCTTGAAAAAGTGGAGGACTTGAAACGCCGGGGCTTTACCGACCCTGCTATGCGGAACTGGACATTTGAGCATGACAACGGCAGAAACCCACAGACCGAAACCGCCCGCTTTTATGTGGAGAGCTGGGAAACCATGCAGGCTGAAAATATCGGCTACCTGTTTTGGGGCGGCGTGGGGACAGGAAAAAGCTACCTTGCCGCCTGTATCGCCAACGCCCTTATGGAGAAAGAGGTTGCCGTCTGTATGACAAACTTTGCAACCATACTCAATGACCTTGCTGCCAGCTTTGATGGCAGGAACGAATATATTTCCCGCCTTTGCAGCTACCCCCTGCTGATACTTGATGATTTTGGTATGGAGCGAGGAACAGAATACGGGCTGGAACAGGTTTACAGCGTGATTGACAGCCGTTACCGAAGCGACAAGCCGCTGATCGCCACGACCAACCTCACGCTGGAGGAATTGCAGCACCCGCAGGACACGCCCCACGCCCGTATCTATGACAGGCTGACTTCCATGTGCGCCCCCGTCCGCTTCACGTGCAGCAACTTCCGAAAGGAAACCGCACAGGAAAAGCTGGAACGCTTAAAGCAACTGATGAAGCAGCGAAAGGAGAGCCTATGACAGAAACGAAACAGACAAGCACCACCAAAACAGACCGCCGCCCGGACTGTGTGACGGAAATCCGCATGGGCAACTCCGTCCTTACCGTTTCCGGCTTCTTCAAGCAGGGCGCAACCGATACCGCAGCCGACAAGATGATGAAAGTGCTGGAAGCGGAAGCTGCTACACAAAAAACGGCGATTTGACCGACCATAAAGAAGCAGATTTGACGCTTTTGCCGCTATACAGACCGCCGCCCCATGTGGTACAATCAAGGTACGGAATAGTGGGGCTGGCTGTCGGAAACGGAGGATTTTATGTTAAGACAGACCAACCAACAACCAATTACCGCCCTTTACCCAAGACTTTCCCATGAGGACGAGCTGCAAGGCGAGAGCAATTCCATTTCCAACCAAGAGTTACTATGTAAAGGGTGGTTTCTCCCACCTAATACATATGACTGCGGCTCATTTGTGGTGAATGGAACAGCAGTTGTAGGAAAGGAGTAGAATAATCCTTATAACCGCTGCAAATCAACACAAAAAGGAGCTGATTCTTATGAAATCTCTATTTGAGGAAATGGGCGGCACTTACCGTCAGGAGGGTGATTATCTTATCCCGAACCTTGCGCTGCCGGACGAACCAGAATACCAGATTGGCAAGTACGGGCGTATGCGCCGTAGCTATCTGAAAGAACATCGTCCGGTTCTCTATGCAAGCCTGCTCACAAGCGGAACGCTGCATCGGCACCTTGCCGAGATCGACCAAGCCTGTAACGAGCGTATGGCAATCATCGTTTCCGATATGGCAAGGCAGGAAGATGTGACCGAAGCGCTCAAAGCCGCCGACCAAATGGAATGGGTGCGCCGCATGAACAACATCCGCAGCCGCGCGGAGGAAATTGTTTTGACCGAGCTTGTATATGAATGACAAATGCCCGTTATTGGCTGCATGGCCGATAACGGGCATTATCTTTATTCTTTTGGTGCTATAAACTTGTATTTGCCCTTTCCAAAGCCGCTGACAGGCTCAATCAAATCCGCATTTTTCAGTTTTGTAATGAGATCCCCTGCGGCAGTAACAGAATCCTTTGCAATCGTACCTTGACTTGCGTTCAACTGGTCAATCGCAACCTCAATCGCAACATTTTCGCCCTCAATCGTAATCCTTCTCCTCAGTGCTGGCTACAAGTCGGTCAAAATCGCTCTGATACTGTCGATCCTGAATGACACGGTATTTCTCAAACTCGCTCTCGGCAAAGGCTTTTGCAATGGCTGCTGTCACTTTTCCTTTATGATGCAGCACTTCTTCCTCGTTAAACTGCAAAAACGCATCCAGCCGTGCGACCCAATCCCGCATATACATGATGTTTCCACGGCGCGCCTGTCGCTCGGCATAATCCAGATACATCGTGACGATTTCGTTCAGGCTTCCCATCTCAGTTTCATCCAGATAGTTTTTCGCTATCACAACATCGGATTTTCGGATTCTGCCGCTCGGTGCATTTTTCCATGTTGTAAGCCCCATATTCGGTTTCGTGCTGTCTGCCCGGTCATAGATGATCTCCGCTGCGGTGTGCTTTGTAATGGCGTAATGCAGTTTGTTTTGTACGGTGGCGAAAAACTCTTTTGTAACAGGACTGTCCACATCATAGTCTGCGCTGCATTGGGAGTATATGTCCGTGATTTTCTGATAAAAGCGCCGTTCACTGGAGCGAATGTCGCGGATGCGTTCCAGCTGTTCTTCAAAATAATCCTTCCCGAAGAAGTTCTGCGGCTCTTTCAGGCGCTCATCGTCCATGACATAGCCCTTGATAATGTACTCCTTCAGAATTCTGTTTGCCCAGATGCGGAACATGGTGGCTTTTTTGGAGTTCACCCGATAGCCGACTGCAATGATCGCGTCCAGATTATAGTACCGCGTGGGATAGTTTTTTCCGTCAGCCGCAGTTGTTTCCAAAACGGAAACAACTGAATCCTCCATCAATTCACCAGAGGTAAAGATATTCTTCAGGTGCTTTGAGATGGCAGCTTTCTGCACCTCAAACAGCTCCGCCATCTTTGCCTGCGTCAGCCATAAATTTTCCTGATATAGCAGGATTTCAACCTTGACATCGCCGTTGTCGGTTTTATAAAACAAAATTTCTCTTGTTTCATATGGAGTAAGTGCCATATTCTCATCCATTTTCCTCACCGTCCTGTCCCTTATTTTTCCCCCTGCTCTTATAGACATTATACTGATTCTTGCACCGGGCGCTGCAAAATGCGGAATTGGCCCGGCTGCCGAGGAACACCTTCTGGCAGTGCTTGCACAGCCGCAGCGGTTTTGCATCGTCCACCAGCATGAAGCTGAACATCATCTGGATACCCAGCAGCAGCGAATGAAAGTCCCAATAGATCGTCGGCTTCTCCAGCAGCTCAATATGATAACTGGGCGCAATGCCGCCGAAGGCAGCCATAGCCTTGCGGTAAAGATTTCTTGTATCCTCGTCAATATTGTCGTAGTCATTGTAGTACAGAATAGAGGTGGTCAGCGTGAACGCCCAATCCTTGAACTGCTGCGCTACCCAATCATACGGCTCAGCATACTCCCGCTGGAAGCTCATATTCTTTGCCATGGGTTCCTCCATGAAGGTCATGGTCAGGGCAATCATCATATTATCCCCGGAAACATTCCAACTGGATTCCACGCCCTTTTTCACCACATCCAGTTTGTCAAAGGGATAGAACAGGGCAAGGTAATCCTCTGTTGCCATGCTTTCTTCCTTGATGAAGTGATTCTTCGGCAGATAGACTGCCTCATAGTCCATAAATGACGGCGTGGTGGGCAGTGCCGTCATCAGCCCCAACAGACCGTAGTGGGTCACAAAAGTCAGAATTGCCTTTTCCACCTCGTCCTCCGGACTGCGGTTCATCATCAGCATCCCCACATTCAGTGCCTCCAGCACCATCTCGGAGGACTCCTTCAGCGGGTTATAGATGTCGGGCTTCGCCGTCTTTTCCGGTGTGATATAGCGTTTTCCGTCCTTGCCGGTCTTGATCTCATAGCGGTCATACCGCACCCAATGGGAACGGGACTGTGCAAACAGATTGTTCATGACGCTGTTCCTCTCAAATCGTAATCTATCTATATATTAACCATATTACCATTGTATCAACCGTCCTTGGTATCGTCAAGGACGGCTTTCTTTTTTCTCGGCTTTGTTTTGTTCTCCCGGCGGATCACGGCATCTTTGCCCATGGTTTGCAGCAGCGCTTCATATTCCTCTACGAACTCGCGCTCCCGCAGGGTAAGGCCATGATCGTTTTCCAGCTTTTCGCTCAGATGCTCATACATCCGCTTTTGCAGCTTTTTCTGAATGGTCATCCGCAGCTTTCGGATATTCCGGTCGGACTGCCCGCGGAGGGTAGCAAGCCGTGCGGTGCTGTATTGCTTGACAAACAGGTAGTACAGCACCTCCTTCTGCTCATCACTGAGGGTGAAAAAGAGCTTGGAGAGAAAACTGTTTGCTGTCAGCTCATGCAGCTCGTAGGGACAGGAGAAGATGATGTCAAGAAAATTTCCCTGACAGAGCTGACGGAACCTCGGCAGATTCATCCAGAGGGGAGCAATCTTCGGATCAGGCACAGCCTGAAACTCCAACGGAACATCCCCGCGCAGGTTTTCGTGGTCACGCTCTCGGCGTTCCCGATTTCTGTCCAGCTTGTTCCACTCGTCTACCACAGTCAGAAAATCGGATTCCGTCCGGGCTGCTTCCTCCAGCCGCCGCAGAGCCTCTGCACGAATTTCCCGCTTGAGCCGTTTTTCGCTGGTGGGTGCGGCTTCCTCTTCCTCGTCCTCCAGCTCG is part of the Clostridium sp. M62/1 genome and harbors:
- a CDS encoding phage replisome organizer N-terminal domain-containing protein, producing MADNRKYYYLKLKENFFDSDSIVLLEDMKDGILYSNILLKLYLKSLKNGGKLQLDEHIPYTAQMIATLTRHQIGTVERALEIFRQLGLVEQLDSGAFYMTDIELMIGQSSTEAERKRAARLENKALLPPRTKGGHLSDIRPPEKEIELEKEIEIEKEREGETGHPAPAAYGRYNNVILTDTELSGLKTELPDKWEYYIDRLSCHIASTGKQYHSHAATIYKWAQEDAAKGKAAPKQGIPDYSCKEGESL
- a CDS encoding relaxase/mobilization nuclease domain-containing protein, coding for MATFKHISSKNADYGAAEAYLTFEHDEFTMKPTLDENGRLIPREDYRISSLNCGGEDFAVACMRANLRYEKNQKREDVKSHHYIISFDPRDGTDNGLTTDRAQELGEQFCKAHFPGHQALICTHPDGHNHSGNIHVHIVINSLRIYEVPLLPYMDRPADTREGCKHRCTNAAMEYFKSEVMEMCHREGLYQIDLLNGSKERITEREYWAAKKGQLALDKENAAREAAGQPTKPTKFETDKAKLRRTIRQALSQAASFDEFSSLLLREGVTVKESRGRLSYLTPDRTKPITARKLGDDFDKAAVLALLTQNANRAAEQTKAIPEYPAAAKKPSQGEKTAKTTPADNTLQRMVDREAKRAEGKGVGYDRWAAKHNLKQMAATVTAYQQYGFSSPEELDEACSAAYAAMQESLAELKQVEKTLNGKKELQRQVLAYSKTRPVRDGLKQQKNAKAKAAYRQKYESDFIIADAAARYFRENGISKLPSYKALQAEIETLIQEKNSGYNDYRAKREEYRRLQTVKGNIDQILHRERKPVKRQEQER
- a CDS encoding plasmid mobilization protein, which encodes MRKRYNTPHRSRVVKTRMTEEEYAEFAERLSAYNMSQAEFIRQAITGAAIRPIITVSPVNDELLAAVGKLTAEYGRIGGNLNQIARTLNEWHSPYPQLAGEVRAAVSDLAALKFEVLQKVGDAVGNIQTYQL
- a CDS encoding virulence RhuM family protein, with the translated sequence MDENMALTPYETREILFYKTDNGDVKVEILLYQENLWLTQAKMAELFEVQKAAISKHLKNIFTSGELMEDSVVSVLETTAADGKNYPTRYYNLDAIIAVGYRVNSKKATMFRIWANRILKEYIIKGYVMDDERLKEPQNFFGKDYFEEQLERIRDIRSSERRFYQKITDIYSQCSADYDVDSPVTKEFFATVQNKLHYAITKHTAAEIIYDRADSTKPNMGLTTWKNAPSGRIRKSDVVIAKNYLDETEMGSLNEIVTMYLDYAERQARRGNIMYMRDWVARLDAFLQFNEEEVLHHKGKVTAAIAKAFAESEFEKYRVIQDRQYQSDFDRLVASTEEKDYD
- a CDS encoding transposon-encoded TnpW family protein, producing the protein MTETKQTSTTKTDRRPDCVTEIRMGNSVLTVSGFFKQGATDTAADKMMKVLEAEAATQKTAI
- a CDS encoding ATP-binding protein — translated: MKNEIEAMITDITATTAEAEDYTGEDGLLYCGKCHTPKEAYFAEGKTCFERDRHPTDCDCQRAAREKQQAAESRQKHLEKVEDLKRRGFTDPAMRNWTFEHDNGRNPQTETARFYVESWETMQAENIGYLFWGGVGTGKSYLAACIANALMEKEVAVCMTNFATILNDLAASFDGRNEYISRLCSYPLLILDDFGMERGTEYGLEQVYSVIDSRYRSDKPLIATTNLTLEELQHPQDTPHARIYDRLTSMCAPVRFTCSNFRKETAQEKLERLKQLMKQRKESL
- a CDS encoding TnpV protein, giving the protein MKSLFEEMGGTYRQEGDYLIPNLALPDEPEYQIGKYGRMRRSYLKEHRPVLYASLLTSGTLHRHLAEIDQACNERMAIIVSDMARQEDVTEALKAADQMEWVRRMNNIRSRAEEIVLTELVYE